The sequence AGGTTATTGCTTCACGTTGGATTCGATGAAAACAGAGGTATGGCAATATTTTCAGGACAGCGAATGCAAGGTACTCGTCAAAGTACATGCTGTGGATAGTCGAGGCATAAGGTGTTTGCCAAAATGACACTTACCAATCCGCAATCCAGACCACCAATGGCAAAAGCTATCAACCCTGAATCAACCCGCGGAATTTGGGCTGTCATCTGGGCTTCCTCGGTGGGCACGCTCATCGAATGGTATGACTTCTACATTTTTGGAAGCCTAGCGCCTATCATTGCTACGCAGTTTTTTCCGAAAACCGATCCCACTGCGGCCCTGCTGAGCACGCTTGCCACGTTTGCAGCAGGGTTCATCGTGCGTCCGTTTGGGGCATTGGTTTTTGGGAGATTGGGCGACTTGGTGGGACGGAAATACACCTTTTTGCTCACGCTGCTCATCATGGGCGGATCGACCTTTTGCATCGGACTAATCCCGAGTTATGAAAAAATTGGATTCGCAGCGCCGATTATCGTCTTGGTTTTGAGGCTTTTGCAGGGGTTGGCTTTGGGTGGCGAATATGGCGGTGCTGCGACGTATGTAGCCGAACACGCACCTGCGCACCGCAGGGGATTTTTCACTTCGTGGATCCAAACGACAGCCACGTTGGGGCTGTTCCTTTCGCTGGGGATCATCCTGGCTACGCGCAACTTGCTGGACAGCGATTCGGCGACTTCCATTGCAAAATTCAACGACTGGGGCTGGCGGATTCCCTTTTTGGTGTCGATTCTGCTCGTTGCCGTTTCAATTGTCATTCGCCTGAAAATGAAGGAATCGCCTTTGTTTTCCAAGCTCAAAAGCGAAGGCAATGTTTCCAAAAATCCGCTAAAGGAGAGCTTTGGGCACAAGACGAATCTCAAAATGGTCCTGCTTGCCCTGTTTGGGGCGACGATGGGCCAAGGTGTGGTTTGGTACACCGGCCAATTTTATGCGCAATCCTATCTGGAAAACGTGCTGAAGGTCGATTTTGAGCAATCCCGCACGATTTTGATCTGGGCAATTGTCTTTGCGACGCCGTTTTTTGTGCTATTCGGGGCTTGGAGCGACAAGGTTGGACGGAAGTGGATCATGATGGCGGGAATGGCACTGGCGATTGTCTGCTATCGGCCATTGTTTGGAATGATGAAATTCTTTGTCGAAACCAACCACAAGATGTTGGTGGTGCTCGAAAATCCGACCGTCACATTTACTCCCATCGAAGGTTCCGAAAACCAGATTCGAAGAAGCGTCTACAAAAATGGAACTGCCGAATCCATTCTGATTACGACCTCGGTGACGGATACACTCTATGCCGACCCCGCCAAATCGACGGCAAAGCCGGAAACCAAAGTCTCCAAATTGCTAAACACCGCCGACTACTGGAAACTGGTTGGCATCGTTTTCCTGCTAATCCTCTTCGTCACGATGGTCTACGGCCCGATCGCCGCGTTCCTCGTCGAATTGTTCCCGACCAAGATTCGGTACACATCCATGTCCCTCCCCTATCACATCGGCAATGGCGTTTTTGGGGGATTGACGCCGTTTATTGCGACCATGTTTACCACGATTTATCCAGGCGATCCCCTCGTTGGTCTTTGGTACCCGATTGTGATTGCCGCTGTTTGCCTCGTGATTGGCACCGTTTACATTTCGAATCGCATTGACCCCAACGTCCAAGATTGACATGAATCAACTCAAAAAATACCTCGGTATCGTGTGGATGCTGCTCGGCCCGGCAGGAATCTACTTTCTGATTTCCACAGCCATGCAGGAGATTGCCAAAAAGCCAGTGATCGACACCAAAATCCAATGGGGTGTTTTTGTTGTCGTTTTCATCCCGATTGCGATTGGCATGATGATCTTCGGTTGGTTTGCGTTCAAGGGGGACTATGAAAATAGTTAGCAGTTGGCAGTTAGCAGTTAGCAGTTTTTTGGGGATGCCCAATTGGCATCATCACCACTGCTAACTGCTACTTTCTAACTGCTAACTAAAAAGATTATCTTCGCAACCGGATGTTCACCGAGTCGATTTTTATTCCGTTTGCTGAAGGCGAGTTGCTGCATGTGAAGCGGTTTTATGTGGATGCAAACGCTCCCGCGTTGTTGCTGATCCCCGGTTCCATTGAGAATGGGCATATTTTCTATTCGAAGTCAGGAAAGGGATTTGCGCCTTGGATGGCCGAGCGTGGGTTTGATGTATTTGTAGCCGACCTGCGCGGTCGCGGGCAAAGCACGCCCAAAATCAGCCGGGAATCCAAATTTGGGCAAGCGGAGGCATTGAGCGACGAATACCCCGCCTATTTCGCCAAAATCAAGGAGATCAAGGGGACCAATAAGGTTTTTGTGGCGACACATTCGTGGGCCGGAGTGAATGTACTTGCCTTTTTGGCGCGCCACGAAATGGATTTGGAAGTGCCCGCGGCCGTATTTTTCGGTGCGAAACGGCATATCTCCGTTCGGCCATTTCCACGTTACTGGCTGATGATCAGCTTGGCATGGAATCTTCTGGCAAAACGTTCGATCCGAAAACACGGCTTCCTACACGCGCTGCATTACCGCATGGGCAGTGACAGCATCAGCGCGCGCGACCACGCCGAGACGGATGCGTGGGTGCGTGCAGGGCAGGAATGGAAGCATTGGCATGACGGTTTTGATTACCGGGAGGCCTTTCGCAAAATGAAATTGCCGCCGATTCTCTACCTAGCCGGCAAAAAGGACCATGTTCTGGGGCATCCCAAGGATGTCGCCTTGCTCGCGGAAGAAACCGGCGCGCATCAAAACAAAAAGGTACTGGTACTGAGCAAAGCCAACGGATACCTTCACGATTACGGCCATATCGACATGCTCACCCATCCTGATGCGCCACGCGACCATTTTCCGGCTGTTCTCCAATGGTTCAAACAGCACGGAGCTCTCGAATAATTTCCGCATTTTTGTATGAAGTTAAGGTTAAGGCCAATTCCTCCGCTTTGAAGGAACGAACGGTCTGACCGATGAAAAATGCAGCGGATGGGATATCGACTTTTTTGTTTATTCGGCTTGCTGGCCCTTGGTTGCCTACCGGTGCAGGCGCAACAAATCACGCGCGGCCCCTATCTCCAAAACGCCACTGAAGACGCGATTTCGATACTTTGGCGAACCGATACGCTCTGTACAAGCCGCATTCGGTACGGTGCGAGTCCAGGCAATCTGAACCTAACCATCGTCGATACCACGCGCACCTACAACCATCGTGTGCGGATCACCGGACTCGATCCGTATTCCAGGTATTACTATGCGGCTGGCATCGACACTTTAGATTTGGAAGGCGATGACAGTTCGCACCATTTCCATACCAACCCCGTTCGCGGGACGGCGCAACCGATCAAAATTTGGGCTTTGGGCGACTTTGGCAGGGGAAATGCCCAAGAAAACTGGGTGCGAGATGGCTACGTTCGCCTCGCAAAGGCCGACCGTCCGGCAGACGTTTGGCTTTGGCTGGGTGACAATGCTTATGACACGGGTACCGATTCAGAATACACCCTCAAGGTTTTTGATGTATTCGACAGCCTGTTCGACAGTCAAATATTCTGGCCCACGCCCGGCAATCACGACTATGGTTCGGTGAATCAAAATGGCCTTCCTCCGACCCATACCGGCCCTTATTACAGCATTGTCGAGGTTCCGACCAATGGCGAGGCGGGCGGAATTGCCTCCGGCGGAGAGATGTATTATTCATTTGACTACGGCAACATTCATTTCGTTTCCCTCAACAGCGAATTGGGTCCTTGGATTCAAGGTGTGAATACGCCACTCACGCAATGGCTTGAGGCTGACTTGCAAGCGACAAATCAGCCGTGGAAAATCGTGTATTTCCATCAACCCCCGCATTCGAAAGGTTCACACAACTCCGACAATTTTTGGGAAACCACCATGTTTGGCATGCGCACCAACATCATGCCGATCGTCGAACGCCATGGGGTTGACCTCGTTCTGAGCGGCCATAGCCATGTGTATGAGCGCAGCAAGTTGATGAATGGATTTTACGACTGGTCATTTCTGTATGCGCCGATCTTTGAAGTTGATGGCGGAAGCGGCAACGAGACCTTGGGCGAGGAATACCACAAGGCACTCAGCGGTACAAACGCCAACAAAGGAACGGTCTATGTCGTTGCCGGCAATGGGGCAAGTTCGTATGCCTGGGGAGCTTTGAATCACCCGATGATGGTGGCCGGTTGGGGCTGCGACACCTGCGTCGGTTCGCTGATCATCGACGTCCACAACGATACCCTGCGTGGAAAATTCTACAGTTCGGCCGGAGTGGTCAAAGACCAATTCAGTATTTTCAAGGACTTGACCGTTGGATCCCTGCCTGCCGACGTACCTGAAAACGGACTCAAAATCTGGCCAAATCCATTTTCTGAACGCCTGGAGTTTGAAATTGAAACCAAACGCAGCGCACATCTCAGTGTGATGGTCAGCGATTTGGAGGGACGAGAAGTTTGGACGGACGAATTGGGCAAATTTGCGCCTGGCAGGCATTCCCTTGTATTGGCGAACCTGCCTGCGGACTTGCCATCCGGCAATTACATCCTGCAAATCAGCGACGGAATCGAGACTTGGTCCCATCGAATTGTGAAACAAAGCCATTAAATTCATGCAAAAACTGCGCATCAGCTGGCTATGGACCGCTTTGTTGCCTTTTCTGCTTTCCTGCGGCGGCGAACAGCGCCATGCACAGCAGGAATATGTTGCGGAAATGGCGAAAAGGAAACTCCCCATCCCGGCGGAAACCCTCAATAAGGAGGAAACCCTTCCTCAAAGGCTCATCGCAGCCTATCCTGACCATTTGGATCGCTTCGAAAACAACTTCATCGTTTGGAAAGACGGCACGAAAATGATCTGGGACGACGGAAAAGCAGGCAAGACCTTTCAGGAATTGGAGGAGAATGCAGATTTGGAGGACATGTTTGCCTTCGAATACCCCAAAGGAGCTGCCATTTTCAAGGAAAATTTCGATCCCGGCCGCATCCGAAACGAGGCGTTTTTCAGGAAAATGTATGGCGAGTCAGCCGCGATGGCCGGCAAGCAGCTGATCGGCGTCGATTGGTTTGGCTCGAAGATCAACGTCACGAAGGTCAACGGCGTCGACAAGGCTTTGGGGCGGGTTGCCGAGGAGCTGAAGGCTCTTCCCGACTTGCGGAAATACCTTGAAACGCCGGGTGGCGGGCATTATTGGCGGGTCATCGCGGGTACGACACGCCTGAGTGCGCATAGTTTTGGGATTGCCGTAGACATCAACACCGCCTACACGGACTATTGGCGATGGGGCAGCGAATTCAAAGCCGGCAAACCCTTGGTCTACCGCAACCGCATTCCGTTGCAGATCGTGGAAATTTTTGAAAGGGCGGGATTCATTTGGGGAGGCAAATGGTACCACTACGATACCATGCATTTCGAGTATCGGCCGGAGCTGCTATGACCTTTTTGCACCCGTCAGCAACCAATCTAGATGCCGAATTGCACGGAAACTTGCGTCCCGGCCGTCAAAAAATATCTCCTCTGTATTTCAACCGACGGATCGTCGACATTCCTTTGAGAAAACGTCCAATCTGAATGAAAATCTAGCTTCTTCATCTTACATTTACATTAGATCGCCTTATGGTAACAATTCGTTTACGCAATGAAGAAGATACTTTTTAGTCTGATTTTGCTGGCTTGCCTTGGTACGTTTGATGCCGCATTTGCGCAACAATGGCCGGGGTACATCCTCTACAGTGTGAGCAACAGCAACAGTGCCTATCTCTGCGACACCAACGGTACAACCTACCATACGTGGACCTTCACGAGCGCCGGCACAGGCTACGCGACGTACATGGAGCCCGGCGGCACGATCGTGCGTACGGTGAAAGTCAACAATTCGGCTTACCAAGGAGGTGGACTCACCGGTCGCTGCCAAAAGGTCGATTACAACGGGACGGTTACTTGGGACTGGACGCATTCGGCGAGTACCTACATGCTTCACCATGACCACCATGTGATGCCCAATGGCAATGTTTTGTTCATCGCCTATGAAAACAAAACCCCGCAAGAAGTCAGTGCCGCCGGTTGCAATTCAAGCATCACGGTCCAATCTGAGAAAATCATCGAGGTCCAACCCACCGGTGCCACCACCGGCACAATTGTCTGGGAATGGCATCTTTGGGATCACTTGGTACAAAATGTGGATCCCAACAAAGCCAATTACCAAACCTCGATCTCGGAGCATCCTGAGTTGATGAACATCAATTATAGCATCCAAAAGGACTGGATCCACATGAATGGCCTCGATTACAATGAGGCGACCGATCAGATTGTCTTCAGTTCCCACAACATGAGCGAGATTTACGTGATCGACCATAGCACGACGAGCGCCGAAGCGGCTACGCATGCAGGTGGCAATTCGGGTAAGGGCGGTGACTTCCTGTATCGCTGGGGAAATCCGCAAGTGTATCAAGCCGGCACGGCCAACGACAAAATCCTCAAAGTCTGCCACGACGCCCACTGGATTCCGGCCGGGACACCCAATGCTGGCAACCTCGTGGCATTCAACAACGACGGCATTTCGCAACAACAGAGCTGCATCGATCAAATCACCCCACCTGCCAACGGGTATCTGTTTGACCTCAATCCCGGGCCTGCCTACAGCCCGAGCACCTATACGGCGCGCCAAGCCTGCAATGGTCGCTCGAGCAACATGAGCAACTCCGTGCAATTCCCGAATGGGAACATGCAGATTTGCATGGCGACCTTGGGCACGATTTATGAAGTCAATTCGGCAGGGACGGTCCTTTGGACCAAACAAATCCAAGGCGGATTTGTGCCGCAGGCGCAGCGTTATTCGCTCTGTTACATCAACGGAAATGCCGAACCGACAGCAGTCGTGGCGGCTTCGCAAGACTCGGTTTGCCCCAATACCGCGGTGGATCTGCTCCTCACGCCTGGCGGGGGAAGCAATTATACTTACAACTGGGCGAGCAGTCCTGCAGGATTTAGCTCCACAAGCCAGAATCCGACGGTTACCCCAAGTGCCACGACCACCTATTTCGTAACCGTGACCAGCGGCGGATGTACGACGACGAATTCGATCCAAGTCGTCGTGACCTCGGCACCAACGCCGACCATCACCCAAAATGTCGACACGCTTTGCGCCTCTTCTGCAACTACCTACCAATGGTTTCTGAACGGAAGCCCAATTTCCGGAGCAACCGCACAATGTTATGTCCCCACCCAAAGTGGTGACTACACGGTCCAAACGACCGATGCCATCGGCTGTAGTTCAGCAGTTTCGGCCCTGGTCACCGTGAACCTGGTCGCGGTTTCCAATGCGTTTGCCCAAGGTTGGAGCTTCTACCCCAATCCAAGCAAAGGAACACTTTACATCGTCGCCCCGCAGGGAGCTGAATTTGTCGCCTCCGTGGCCGATGCCTGTGGCAAACGCGTGGCCTTCGCAGTCAATGCGCGGACGCTGGACCTCACGACCTTGAAGTCGGGCTTGTATTTCGTCTCGATTTACCAAGGTGAGCAGCTGCTTGTCACGCAAAAAATTGCATTAACCCATTGATTTTCACAATGTCATTCCCCAAGATGAAGCAACTTTCAAAATATACCGTACTTGTGCTGCTGAGCTTGTTGGTCACCGTGCCATCGATCCTGCAGGCCAAAAAGGTTAAATTCTCTGTGAACATGAAGGGTTGGATCATCAGCCCGATGGGGATGCATATTGTCGGTGATTTTCAGACGCTGGCAGGCTTTCCGGGAGGCGACTGGAATTCGGCGACAACCTCGATGTTTCAGGAACCAAGCGACACCAACATTTACAGCGTGGTCGTGGACATTCCGGCATTTGCCAAGTATGAATTCAAATTTGCCAATGGTGACCAGTTTTATGAGGTCGAATTTGTTCCCGTCGAATCCCGCGTGGGCTACAATTTCAACGACAGCCGTTGGATTTACATTGACTCCTTGGCAGCTGACACCCAGATGGTTGGGCCGATTCGCTTTTCAGGAAACGCGCCGATGGGACAATATTTGATGCGCTTTTTGGTGGATGTGCATGAGGAGCCGGTCGTGTCGCCTTTGGGCGTGCATGTCTCTGGCGACTACAATGCCTGGGGAACCCCACAGCATATGTACAGCTTCATTAGCGGCGTTTGGGAGCATATTGCCTACTTGGATTCCACGGATGGAGATGCTGCTTATATCTATTCCAATGGGAACAGCCTTGGCGACGAGGAATCTGTTCAAGGTTCCTGCACCGCCAATTCGAATCGTTTTTGGTCGTTCCGAAAGACACCGTTTTGCCTGTGGTATGTTTTGGAAGTTGCGCCGCTTGTGTGACCTCCGGCATCGCACAAGTTTGGGAACCTCGTTTGGAAGTTTATCCGAATCCAGCGGTGGAACGTGCTTTGGTACGTTTGGACAACCATTTTGGCGACTGGACCATGTTGGTACATGACAACCAAGGCCGATTGCTGAAGGTCCTCACGGGCAGCGGTGAGCAGGCGGTGGTGCTGGAGCAAGGCGAATGGGGAGCAGGGATGTATTTTGTGACGGTGACAGAGGCTACGGGCCAAAGTGCCACCCAGAAATTGATTTTCAGATGAGAAGACACATATTTTCGGAACGGCCATTGGGTCGGATTTTGGCTTGGGCCCTTTGGATTTTTCCAATGGGCCTTTTTGCCCAAACGACCTTTTACAATACAGGGCAGATCCAAAGGATTGAAATTCAGTTTAGTCAGCCCAATTGGGACTATCGGATGGACACCGCCAAGGCGGGCGCCGAAACCTATCTCATGGCTGACTGGGTCAAAATCAACGGCATCCGCTATGACAGCGCGGGCGTCAAGTACAAGGGCAACAGCTCCTACGACTCGACGCTGATCAAAAATCCGCTGAACATCGGCCTCGACGAATTCAAAAACCAAGCCCACGAGGGCTTTACGACGATCAAGTTGGGAAACTGCTATGCAGACCCCTCGATGATCCGCGAGGTGATGGCCTATGACATCCTCAGCAATTATATGCATGCCCCGCAGGCAAATTTTGCGCAGGTTTATGTCAATGGCAACTATTGGGGACTCTATTCGAATGCAGAAAACATCAACAAAGAGTTTTGCAGCACGCATTTCTATTCCTCATCGGGCACTTTTTTCAAATGCAATCCGATCGGGATTCCCGGTCCAACGACGAAAAGCAATTTGAAAACCATCGTCGGGGTCGACAGCACTGGCTATTTTCCCCGCTATGAACTCAAATCGACCACGGGCTGGAATGAACTCGTGGATTTGTGCAATGTCGTGACGAATACGCCCGCGGCATTGCCCGCCTCGATGGACATGGATCGCGTCATTTGGATGCTGGCATTCAACAACTTGCTCGTGAATCTGGACAGTTATTCAGGAGTATTTGCACAGAATTATTATCTCTACAAAGATCAGAATGACCGCTTTAATCCGATTGTCTGGGATTTGAACATGTCGTTTGGCGGATTCCCCTTTTTGGGTGGCGGCGCGACGGGAATGGGCAGCTTGACGGTTTCGGATATGGAGCAATTGGCGTTGGATGCCCATTCGACGGATCCGTATTGGCCGCTGATCAATGCTGTGATGAGCAATGCGCGTTCCAAAAGAAAGTACGTCGCGCACCTGCGCACCATCGCCGACGAAATGTTTACGAGCGGGCAATTCGCCGTGAATGCATCGAATTTTCAAACGCTGATCGACACGGCCGTTTCCAGCGATGCCAACAAGTTCTATTCCTACACCCAATTTCAGAATGGCCTGACAGCAAGCGCCCCCAACGGCGCCTACACCATCCCGGGAATCGGCAGCTTGATGACCGCGCGCCTGAGCTATTTGCAAGGCACACCCGAATTTGGCTATGTTCCGCCGGTAATCACTTCGCCCCTTGCGACGCCCGCATTTCCAGCATTCAATGACACGGTCATCATCACCGCCCAAGTCAGCGGCGCGGATTCCGTCTTTTTGGGCTACCGCAACGATCAAGCGTTGAAATTTGCGTCGATCACGATGCTGGACGACGGCCTTCATGGCGATGGCGCCGCCAACGACGGGGTCTTTGCAGCCGAAATCCTTCAAAACAGCGGCGTGACGCAATACTATATCTATGCTGAAAATGCCACTGCAGGCGCGTTTTCTCCGGCACGTGCCGAGCATGAATTCCATTCGGTACAGACGGCTTTGAACTTCCCCTCTCCCGGCGACTTGGTCATCAACGAATTTCTGGCTGTGAACCAAACCGGCCAAATGGATGAAACGGGGCAATTTGAGGACTGGATCGAGCTTTTCAACAATACACAAAGTGCTCTGTCCTTGACCGGCCTTTACCTGACCGACGATGTCCTGAATCCTACCAAATGCGCGCTTCCTTCGGGGACAACCATTGCACCGCAGGGCCTTTTGGTCATCTGGGCAGATCAGGACGCTTCATCACTTGGCGTCATCCACTGCAATTTCAAGTTGTCCAGTTTGGGCGAATCCATCAAACTCAGCAATGGCAGCAACATCACGTTTGACAGCCTGACTTTCGGCCCTCAAACCGCGGATGTCTCCCTAGGACGTTGTCCTGACGGGACCGGTGCATTTTCCGCACAACCTGCGCCGAGTTTCAACGCGTTGAATTGCGGCGTGCAAACCCAGGAATTTCAATACCTCAACCCCTATTTCGTCCTTTCTCCGAATCCAAGTAGCGAGCGGGTGCAAATCCTTTGTGAACAACGATTTGTAGGAAATCTCGAGGTCTTTGATCACCTGGGAAGGCCGATATTGACCTCAAAATGGACAGGAAACACTGAATTGAACATAAATTCATGGTCCACTGGAATATATTTTATTAGATTGGGCTTGAGTACGAAAAAGTTGGTCGTCGCTCACTAGATGCAAAAGCATGAGAAATAAAGATACCGATACTGGGAAGACGAGCTTCCGTAAACTTTTGCTGTTTGTTCCGCTTGTTTTCGCCTTGGTTTTTGTGGCCTGCGAAAAGGAGCCGGGCAAAGGCGGCCTCGCCACGATTCAGGGCAAGGTTTGGGGGCGTGACATCAATGCCTTGGGCGTGGTGCACGACAGCGGCTATGCCGGCGGATACAAGGTTTACCTCTCGTTTGGCGACAATACCTGGGTTGATGAAAGCGAAACCACCTCGCCCACAGGGGACTACGCTTTCCGAGGCCTCCAAAAGGGAACCTATCGCCTGTTTGTTTACTCCGAATGCGATTCCTGCTTGTTCAATGAAGAATATTCCGAGCAGGCCGTCGAAATCACGGAAACCAAACAAGTCGCCGTATTGCCGGACTTTGTGATCTACAAATAGAAATGCCCACAAGCCTTCATCAGCGTCCCAAATTTTTGCATGAACCTGCAAGTGTGGCGGCATTTGAGCCGGTGTCCCTTGCCGGGCTCGACAAGGTCAAGCTGATGAACCGCGTTGATTCCAAGTATGTATTTCACCGGAAACACCTCGACGAAATTCTGACCGAGGTCGCCCCGCATTATGCCGTTTTGGAAATTGCTGAAAAGCGGCTTTTTGACTACGCTTCGCTCTATTTTGATACGCCGGATTACGAACTCTACCGGCATCACCATATGGGCAAGCCCAATCGCGTGAAGTTGCGCTACCGGGAATACATCGACACCGGGGATGTCTTTTTTGAGGTCAAAAAGAAGATCAAAGGCATGCGCACCGACAAGTACCGCGTGCGCGAAGAGGCAATTATCAACGGCTTTACAGCGAAGGGCGAGGGTTTGATGGAACGCCTGAAGGTGAATGCGCTGGGGATGGAGGGCAAAGTTTGGATCTATTACCAACGCATTACATTGGCAGCGCACGCCTCCGAGGAGCGCGTGACGATCGACCTCAACATGCGTTTCAAAGATCAGAATGGCGAAATCGGGTTTGAGGATTTGGTCATTGCAGAGGTAAAACAAGCGCGGCTTTCCCGGCATAGCCCGATCGTCGTGGCGCTGCATGGGCGACGCATTCAGGACTTTAGGGTCAGCAAATACTCCTTGGCAGTAGCGATGCTCGTGCCCGGGATCAAAACACATGCTTTTAAAAGCAAGATTATTCGTCTGAACAAAATATTGAAATCGTAGATGGACATTGGAGAATTGACGGAACAGGCGGTGAATCCGCTGGCGAGCGTCGGCGGGTTATGGGAATTTCTGATCAGGTTTGGATTCAACTTGATCATGATCTTCGTGATTGTGATTTTCGTGTATTACCGGAATCACAAGAACAAGGACTTTGTCTTCACTTACTTTTTGTTCAACATCATCAACTTCCTGATTTGCTTTCTGTTAAGCACGGCGAAGTTGAAAATGGGCTTTGCCTTTGGCTTGTTTGCGATCTACTCGATTCTGAGGTACCGCACGGTCACGATCCCTGTGCGGGAAATGGGCTTTTTCTTTGTCGCGGTCACCTTGGGCATCATCAATGCCTTGGCTTCCCTCGACAATTTCTATGTGGAGCTCATTTCTGCGAACCTTGTGTTGGTCGCGTTGACCTTCATTTTGGATGG comes from Bacteroidota bacterium and encodes:
- a CDS encoding metallophosphoesterase, producing the protein MGYRLFCLFGLLALGCLPVQAQQITRGPYLQNATEDAISILWRTDTLCTSRIRYGASPGNLNLTIVDTTRTYNHRVRITGLDPYSRYYYAAGIDTLDLEGDDSSHHFHTNPVRGTAQPIKIWALGDFGRGNAQENWVRDGYVRLAKADRPADVWLWLGDNAYDTGTDSEYTLKVFDVFDSLFDSQIFWPTPGNHDYGSVNQNGLPPTHTGPYYSIVEVPTNGEAGGIASGGEMYYSFDYGNIHFVSLNSELGPWIQGVNTPLTQWLEADLQATNQPWKIVYFHQPPHSKGSHNSDNFWETTMFGMRTNIMPIVERHGVDLVLSGHSHVYERSKLMNGFYDWSFLYAPIFEVDGGSGNETLGEEYHKALSGTNANKGTVYVVAGNGASSYAWGALNHPMMVAGWGCDTCVGSLIIDVHNDTLRGKFYSSAGVVKDQFSIFKDLTVGSLPADVPENGLKIWPNPFSERLEFEIETKRSAHLSVMVSDLEGREVWTDELGKFAPGRHSLVLANLPADLPSGNYILQISDGIETWSHRIVKQSH
- a CDS encoding MHS family MFS transporter translates to MAKAINPESTRGIWAVIWASSVGTLIEWYDFYIFGSLAPIIATQFFPKTDPTAALLSTLATFAAGFIVRPFGALVFGRLGDLVGRKYTFLLTLLIMGGSTFCIGLIPSYEKIGFAAPIIVLVLRLLQGLALGGEYGGAATYVAEHAPAHRRGFFTSWIQTTATLGLFLSLGIILATRNLLDSDSATSIAKFNDWGWRIPFLVSILLVAVSIVIRLKMKESPLFSKLKSEGNVSKNPLKESFGHKTNLKMVLLALFGATMGQGVVWYTGQFYAQSYLENVLKVDFEQSRTILIWAIVFATPFFVLFGAWSDKVGRKWIMMAGMALAIVCYRPLFGMMKFFVETNHKMLVVLENPTVTFTPIEGSENQIRRSVYKNGTAESILITTSVTDTLYADPAKSTAKPETKVSKLLNTADYWKLVGIVFLLILFVTMVYGPIAAFLVELFPTKIRYTSMSLPYHIGNGVFGGLTPFIATMFTTIYPGDPLVGLWYPIVIAAVCLVIGTVYISNRIDPNVQD
- a CDS encoding T9SS type A sorting domain-containing protein; translated protein: MTSGIAQVWEPRLEVYPNPAVERALVRLDNHFGDWTMLVHDNQGRLLKVLTGSGEQAVVLEQGEWGAGMYFVTVTEATGQSATQKLIFR
- a CDS encoding alpha/beta fold hydrolase — protein: MFTESIFIPFAEGELLHVKRFYVDANAPALLLIPGSIENGHIFYSKSGKGFAPWMAERGFDVFVADLRGRGQSTPKISRESKFGQAEALSDEYPAYFAKIKEIKGTNKVFVATHSWAGVNVLAFLARHEMDLEVPAAVFFGAKRHISVRPFPRYWLMISLAWNLLAKRSIRKHGFLHALHYRMGSDSISARDHAETDAWVRAGQEWKHWHDGFDYREAFRKMKLPPILYLAGKKDHVLGHPKDVALLAEETGAHQNKKVLVLSKANGYLHDYGHIDMLTHPDAPRDHFPAVLQWFKQHGALE
- a CDS encoding CotH kinase family protein; its protein translation is MRRHIFSERPLGRILAWALWIFPMGLFAQTTFYNTGQIQRIEIQFSQPNWDYRMDTAKAGAETYLMADWVKINGIRYDSAGVKYKGNSSYDSTLIKNPLNIGLDEFKNQAHEGFTTIKLGNCYADPSMIREVMAYDILSNYMHAPQANFAQVYVNGNYWGLYSNAENINKEFCSTHFYSSSGTFFKCNPIGIPGPTTKSNLKTIVGVDSTGYFPRYELKSTTGWNELVDLCNVVTNTPAALPASMDMDRVIWMLAFNNLLVNLDSYSGVFAQNYYLYKDQNDRFNPIVWDLNMSFGGFPFLGGGATGMGSLTVSDMEQLALDAHSTDPYWPLINAVMSNARSKRKYVAHLRTIADEMFTSGQFAVNASNFQTLIDTAVSSDANKFYSYTQFQNGLTASAPNGAYTIPGIGSLMTARLSYLQGTPEFGYVPPVITSPLATPAFPAFNDTVIITAQVSGADSVFLGYRNDQALKFASITMLDDGLHGDGAANDGVFAAEILQNSGVTQYYIYAENATAGAFSPARAEHEFHSVQTALNFPSPGDLVINEFLAVNQTGQMDETGQFEDWIELFNNTQSALSLTGLYLTDDVLNPTKCALPSGTTIAPQGLLVIWADQDASSLGVIHCNFKLSSLGESIKLSNGSNITFDSLTFGPQTADVSLGRCPDGTGAFSAQPAPSFNALNCGVQTQEFQYLNPYFVLSPNPSSERVQILCEQRFVGNLEVFDHLGRPILTSKWTGNTELNINSWSTGIYFIRLGLSTKKLVVAH
- a CDS encoding M15 family metallopeptidase, with the protein product MAKRKLPIPAETLNKEETLPQRLIAAYPDHLDRFENNFIVWKDGTKMIWDDGKAGKTFQELEENADLEDMFAFEYPKGAAIFKENFDPGRIRNEAFFRKMYGESAAMAGKQLIGVDWFGSKINVTKVNGVDKALGRVAEELKALPDLRKYLETPGGGHYWRVIAGTTRLSAHSFGIAVDINTAYTDYWRWGSEFKAGKPLVYRNRIPLQIVEIFERAGFIWGGKWYHYDTMHFEYRPELL
- a CDS encoding aryl-sulfate sulfotransferase, which encodes MKKILFSLILLACLGTFDAAFAQQWPGYILYSVSNSNSAYLCDTNGTTYHTWTFTSAGTGYATYMEPGGTIVRTVKVNNSAYQGGGLTGRCQKVDYNGTVTWDWTHSASTYMLHHDHHVMPNGNVLFIAYENKTPQEVSAAGCNSSITVQSEKIIEVQPTGATTGTIVWEWHLWDHLVQNVDPNKANYQTSISEHPELMNINYSIQKDWIHMNGLDYNEATDQIVFSSHNMSEIYVIDHSTTSAEAATHAGGNSGKGGDFLYRWGNPQVYQAGTANDKILKVCHDAHWIPAGTPNAGNLVAFNNDGISQQQSCIDQITPPANGYLFDLNPGPAYSPSTYTARQACNGRSSNMSNSVQFPNGNMQICMATLGTIYEVNSAGTVLWTKQIQGGFVPQAQRYSLCYINGNAEPTAVVAASQDSVCPNTAVDLLLTPGGGSNYTYNWASSPAGFSSTSQNPTVTPSATTTYFVTVTSGGCTTTNSIQVVVTSAPTPTITQNVDTLCASSATTYQWFLNGSPISGATAQCYVPTQSGDYTVQTTDAIGCSSAVSALVTVNLVAVSNAFAQGWSFYPNPSKGTLYIVAPQGAEFVASVADACGKRVAFAVNARTLDLTTLKSGLYFVSIYQGEQLLVTQKIALTH